In Kaistella sp. 97-N-M2, the sequence GTCTTCCACCATTCTTTTGAAGGTGACATTCATTTCATATTCTTTCAGGAATTTGTTTTCGCCTTCCGATAAATAAACAACTCCCGACTTATTCATGCTGGATGATCCCTGTTCTTCCTGCGCAGTTTTTACTGCGTCGCGATCCGGTGGAAGTCCGACAGACATTTCCGGTTCTCCGGTGTTATTTGTTTTCACGGGTGTAGATTTTGTGGAGGTATTTGTCGCAATTTCGCTATTCGGTGTGATCGTTGAATTTTGGGAAGTTTTTTGGTTTTGACACGTGGCGAGGCTAAAAATTCCCAGGGCAGTAATAACGATTTTTGGTATCATAAGTTTAATTTTTAAAGATATCTATCAAAACTACCAAAAACATTGCCAAACCTACAATGAAATTAAATCCTGTGCCATATAAAAAACCGATAAATGCGCCTTTTGTTGAATTCCATGCTTTTTTTCTGTCGCTTGCGTCATGCAATAATTCGCCCACAAAAACACCCAAAAACATCCCGATTAAAAACCCAAAAGGAACAGGAATAAAAAACATTCCCACCAGTGTTCCGACCACCGAGCCTATACTTCCCCAGCGCGTGCCGCCGTATTTTCGGTTCGTGCGTGCGGGGATCACGTAATTAAGAACGACAGAAAGGGCCGTAAGAAACACAAAAATCCAGATGTAAACCATCGATAAAGGCGTATCGGTCCCGAACTTATAAATGAGCAAGCCACAGAGGCTTAAGAGCAATCCCGGCAAAACAGGAAGGAACGTTCCGACCAGCCCCAGAATTAAGAGAATTATACTCGCTAACTGAATTAAAGAAGCGTCCATACTTGATAAATTTTGTTAAAAGTAGTTATAAATCGGGGAAAGACAATCGGTTTTCCTATTTTTGCCTTAATGAATAGTGAACTGAAAGATACCAAAGATTTTCTGGAGACGATGAGTGATATGATTCACTTCTTTGTGAAGGACAACATCCCGGATGGCTGGGTTTTGTTCTGCCAGATCCTCTTTAAATTTGCCATTTTTGTCGCGCTGATTTATCTGGTCGATTTTCTGATGAAACTGCTCATCAACACGATTTTCAAATTATTTTACGACAATGATAAATATCCGGTTCTAAGATCCATTTACCAATCCAGAATAACCAATTCCTTTTCACATTTAATCGCACTTCTGTTCGGGAGTTTTGCCCTGTTTTCCGTGTTTTACCGCCACCCGAAAAGTTTTATCTTCCTGGAGAGAATGATCGGCCTGGCGATAGTCCTCGTCGTTGCAGGAATGCTTTACCGCGCATTGGCTGCGTTCCGAAACTATTTCATCATCAAACAGGATTACTACAAAATAATCGCCCTGAATGCCGTATCGCAAACCGTAAAGATCTTCGGGATTTTTGTTTCTTCGGTTATTGCTATCTGCGTTATTTTCGGCATCAGTGGTTCCGCCATTGTAGGGAGTTTGGGAGCAATTACGGCGGTGATGGTGCTGGTTTTCCGCGATACTATCTTGGGATTTGTGACGGGAATTCATGTTGCAACATCAAAAAATCTGAAGGTTGGCGACTGGATCGG encodes:
- a CDS encoding DUF456 domain-containing protein — protein: MDASLIQLASIILLILGLVGTFLPVLPGLLLSLCGLLIYKFGTDTPLSMVYIWIFVFLTALSVVLNYVIPARTNRKYGGTRWGSIGSVVGTLVGMFFIPVPFGFLIGMFLGVFVGELLHDASDRKKAWNSTKGAFIGFLYGTGFNFIVGLAMFLVVLIDIFKN
- a CDS encoding mechanosensitive ion channel family protein, producing the protein MNSELKDTKDFLETMSDMIHFFVKDNIPDGWVLFCQILFKFAIFVALIYLVDFLMKLLINTIFKLFYDNDKYPVLRSIYQSRITNSFSHLIALLFGSFALFSVFYRHPKSFIFLERMIGLAIVLVVAGMLYRALAAFRNYFIIKQDYYKIIALNAVSQTVKIFGIFVSSVIAICVIFGISGSAIVGSLGAITAVMVLVFRDTILGFVTGIHVATSKNLKVGDWIGIPKYNLEGTIEDLNLLTTKIQNFDKTISTIPTYDLLTTEIKNLQVMSESNTRRIKRSIIFNIHSFKFLNIEEVNRLEKINVIKDYLGEVKASIIKERESLQNSDLVINGRQLTNIGVFREYAFNYLKKNEHIDQEGTLMVRQLENTPQGLPLEIYCFTNDSQWEIYEKIMADIFDHLLVASKDFDLEIMQFTKI